Proteins from a genomic interval of Sphingobacterium lactis:
- a CDS encoding SPOR domain-containing protein — protein MKYPGFLVSCLLLCALSSSAQTQESKVVVEKDSLIDLLQQARTHFALNPTSTKTVPLEPKVLDKSRASRVKVRGFRVQIYSGTSRSEAQTVQNSFIRQNSGTNAYLDYVEPNYRVKVGDFTSRSAATEYMRQLRGRYRNVFVFVEDVWTWR, from the coding sequence ATGAAATACCCAGGATTTTTAGTAAGCTGTTTACTTTTATGTGCATTGAGCAGTTCTGCACAAACACAGGAGAGTAAAGTTGTAGTAGAAAAAGATTCGTTGATCGATCTTCTTCAGCAAGCAAGAACACATTTTGCTTTAAATCCGACATCGACAAAAACGGTACCCTTGGAACCTAAAGTCCTCGATAAGTCGCGCGCATCCCGTGTGAAGGTTCGGGGCTTTAGGGTCCAAATATATTCAGGAACGAGCCGTAGTGAAGCACAAACTGTACAGAACAGCTTTATACGTCAGAATTCCGGCACCAATGCCTACTTGGACTATGTAGAACCGAACTACCGTGTTAAAGTTGGCGATTTTACCAGTCGTTCTGCAGCTACCGAGTACATGCGGCAACTCCGCGGCAGATATAGAAATGTATTCGTATTCGTTGAAGATGTATGGACCTGGCGTTAG